From the genome of Raphanus sativus cultivar WK10039 unplaced genomic scaffold, ASM80110v3 Scaffold3658, whole genome shotgun sequence:
AACCTCGAAGGTGATCTCATCTCTACAAGGCACCACCAAGTTGAAAACCCTGGAGATGAGATCGTGCCTGCTCTTAAGCTCCATGGTGGCAAGCAACCCATGGCAATACCTTCGCCCGCTCGCGTAGAATTTGAACACGTTCAAGGCTTCTTTAAGCAGCAACGGGGACTCAACCCCGTCGCCCACTCCTAGCAAGCTGAAGTTCTTGTGGAAGATCGTGTCCTTGGAAGCGAATTTAGCGGCCCAAGCTAGAGCGAGGGTCTCGTTCTCACGTTTACCGAGGAAGTAGTTGATTCCGAGAGAGATTAAGAAACAGACGCAACCGATCTCGATTGCGTacgacttcttcttcttctcgctcGGAACAGTGGTGTCTTGAGGTGTCTCTGGATCTACCGTCTCTGTGGCGTTTTCTGGAGTCAGTGGAGAGTCAATCGCCTCTATCTCCACTGGTAGGCCTTCGAACTCGTCTTCATCCCAGAAATCGAACGGCGTGGTGGAGGAGGGATCTGAGTGAGGAGGCTCGGGGTGTGATTGATCGGAGGTAGAGTCGTGGGAAGATGGTTGTGGATCGGGGAGTGACTGGGTGATAGTAGGCGGGGGGAGAGAGTGGTGAAGATCAGAGGAGTCGTCGGAAACGTCGTCGTCTTCGGAAGCATCAAATCCTTCGAATTGAGAAGCTGAGAGAAGATGGTGGTGAAGGGAAATGAGGTACAAAATGAGAAGGAAGCAGGTGGAGAAAGATCTTCGGTTCATTGTGTTGTGGAGGAAATTAAGTAAGATCTAGCAATCCAACATTTTCCGGTGCTCGCTCAAATGCtctaaatgaataaaataaatttatagggAACTTGTATAGGcagcatattttatttttttcgccCGGAACTGGGGTTATGGCTCTTGGATATCACTGGGTTTCAAGATGTGTGGTTTTTTAAGGGGTGGGTTATTTTATCGGTTGATTcagttctaattttttttcaaccGAAGTGGActatatttagtttagtttggatcagttttggttcggtttgtaTTTTGATTCGatttaattgaatttttttagtttaattattttaaagaaaatcttTCGAAAAATACCATTTTTATCTACTACTAGATTAATATCCgacaaaaatttataatttgtttagtTAATATCTTGTTTAATTTTGATGATGTAATTTCTACTATGAGTCTATGATAAAATATCTGTAATTGCTTAGAACTTTTTgaaaactcaaataaaatataatttaaataatcaaagttttaccaaacaaaaaaaactatataaaagagaaatatactaaatttttttgtatatatattttaattttactgaTATGGTCAAAGTTTCTATTTAAGAAAATAGtgatctaaatatatatatttgtaacttgATATACAACTATTTTAGATAGAATAGACAAacttgaaatattttagaaGTGCTGTAAAATTGTTCtctttttgtatatttaaaaattcactttttatttattaatataaaatctattcttatattttaaagttgttatttatttgttatatgtaGTTTATATCTAAATTTAACAGTTTAAAAGGTAAAGattgataaaaagaaacacgtattattattttttctgtagCACAGAATTGTTTTTTGAAAGATAATGGTTTCTTCTCTCTTGATTATAATTGTGTTGTGAATTTGTGTAGAGAGTTTTCATACTGTTTTTGGATGCGAAGATTTTAACATGGCAAGCCAAATGCAGTACTAAAAAGCTACCGAAAATTTTAAAAGCTTCTTTTTGTGATTTGTATAGAGTATACATTCTTGTCCAACACATTTAGCTGACtaatctaaataaatatcttGTGTCGAGCTTTTAGACTGCAAACATTTCCTCT
Proteins encoded in this window:
- the LOC130506779 gene encoding uncharacterized protein At5g49945-like translates to MNRRSFSTCFLLILYLISLHHHLLSASQFEGFDASEDDDVSDDSSDLHHSLPPPTITQSLPDPQPSSHDSTSDQSHPEPPHSDPSSTTPFDFWDEDEFEGLPVEIEAIDSPLTPENATETVDPETPQDTTVPSEKKKKSYAIEIGCVCFLISLGINYFLGKRENETLALAWAAKFASKDTIFHKNFSLLGVGDGVESPLLLKEALNVFKFYASGRRYCHGLLATMELKSRHDLISRVFNLVVPCRDEITFEVYMNEEAMDHVVFAMAKKKAAKTMQKEVKDLQRFAGIVAPPTGRKWVSEELTVISESKEVAGDMITDTVLDQVFGDKAMEKYGKNFMSMHISDQHPGKHRKMMLFKFSLPDAKHMDDIVRLVALIPYYIDLVGRYRLSSQARNKTETGRQKAAEEAYKELQNARQEALQKKKAERKKLMEEAEAKLSAEVIRKKEVKERARQVKKAMPKIKMSRGH